The Candidatus Sericytochromatia bacterium genome includes the window AGCTGCTTCGGGGCGGTGCCAGCAGGCGATCCAGCCAGGGGGCCGCGTGATGTTCGAGCAGCAATACGATGCCGATGCCAGCCAGGAACCACACGAACGCGCGGTGGCCGAGGGCCTCGCTGGCCGACGGCAGCATTTCCAGCCCGAGGGTCGCCAGCAACAGCCCGGTGCCGGCTGCCACAAGCAGGCTCAGGCGCCCTTCCGTCAACCAGGCCTGAGGGCGCGTGGCCACCCAGAGACCACCGGCCAGCATCAATGCGGCCGTGACGAGACTGTAAACCAGGATGGTCATCGCAAGGGCTCCCGCAGACAGGCTTGAACGCTCAGGCGATGATATATTAATCGCAATAATTTTGCAAAAATGGGGCTACTTTGCTTCCTTGTAAATGACGTGCCGGCGCACGACCGGGTCATATTTTTTCAGCTCGAGGCGCTCGGGATCATTCTTCTTATTCTTGGTGGTGACGTAATGGTGGGCGCTTTCGGTGCTCTTGAGCTTGATGATGATGCGCATCGGTGTGCCTCCTGGGCGTAGGCGTGCGGCGCTTCGGTCTCGGCCAAGAGGCCTTCGGCACGCGCATCAGGCCTGCGTGGGCGAACCCTGGGGGCGGACCGTAGGGGCCGCAAAGGAAGTATTAATTAGTGCAATAATTGTGCAATAAAAAGAAATCGTCAAGGGGCGGCTTCAGCGCGGGGCTCCGCACAGAACAAACCCCGCCGTCGGGACGGCGGGGCGACGCGAGGGGGAGCGGGAGCCGCGACGGCTACGGCAGCCAGCCCTTGGCCTTGGCCTCGCTCACGCAGTGTTTGCCGATGCGTTCACCGAGCTTGAGGCCGTCGTCGTTGTCCTTGCGGAAGTGGATGCCGCCCCACAGCCGGCTCAT containing:
- the rpmG gene encoding 50S ribosomal protein L33, giving the protein MRIIIKLKSTESAHHYVTTKNKKNDPERLELKKYDPVVRRHVIYKEAK